ACGCTTGGAAAGTACACACGGGATTTTCCGTAATGGGAGGATCTCAATTTGTAACCTGACTCCAATAGACCAGTCAAGGCAAGTTTCAGCTGAACTCACCTTATCTTATCTCAGAAGGGACAGTCACCACTtgactctctcccactctctctttgtgCTGTCATATGTGTGAACATTAAAGATGCCTCTAATATGATGGGCTCCTGTGTGACCTGCTGAAATGTGTTTAAAAGTGTGATTCGTAGGTTAGATGGATCGACTTTTTAATGGAGATGAGGATGGATTTTAGACCCTAATTAACCCCTAGTTAGCTTCAACATGCAGTTTACAGAAAGTTATATTGACAATCCTTGTAATGCATTACAAAATGTTGTAATTACCGGGGTTTTGTTAACAGATGTTTATCAAGAGCAGGGCTTGATAGATCATAAGAGACTAATGGTCTATTATCCAGCTATTCACTCTAAATACCAAGGCAGTCGACCACTCAACATCAGGAATGACAGGTTTCCTTTTCTGTTTCACCTCTGGCACTGACATTGTACTGTTCAGGAACAAATCCCTAGGCTGATGAAACTAAAGTGAATTTCATCAAACGTTGGAAATTAGTAGAACAGAAACAGAAAGCAATCAACAGCACCATCTGCTGTTTGCATTGTCACTAAGTTCTCAGCTCTCACAGGAATTCTGCTACACAGGTTGAGTCATCAGAGGGTCACAgctctgttgtaacagtggtaaaGTCTCTCTGACTGTCAGTGGGTCAGACCTCCATCAGCTCTCACCACGTTGTTTGCTCCTggcaaaataaaaatgttcaacccacccctcctccttgtcctcctcttctctttgatAACATTATGCAATACAGGGGAACTTGATATGCCTTAGCTTAGAATAACACTAATAtctgaatgtatttatttaatgaTTGTATAGAGATTTTCAATACAGGCACACAGAACAATCATACTCTGAATCAGATAGCTGAGCTaagtgtggaataagtcaaggggtatgaatacattctgaagacactctgagAAGTCCCCCGGAAGTTTAGTAAGTCTATATAAGGACATCTGTGGGCGGATACTTTACACAGAGAACTCATAAAAGGAGAGAGCTTTTGCAGGAGGTTGTTTAAACACGCCTGTCAAGCTCACACACAACAAGACTGAACACAATGCTTCTACAGAGCCTATGGGATTTCATCCTGGGACATCATGCGTGGCTCAGATCACCTTTCTTCCCTGTGCTTTTCTCCCTCAGCGTCTACCTCACCTTCTGCCTGCCCTTCGTGGTGCTGGACCTCCTCTCCCCCAGACTGGCCTGGATCAGGACCTTTAAGATCCAGCAGAAGAGCCACGTCTCCTGGACCATGATGTGGAGCTGCCTGGCTCACTCCCTCTACAACCATGTAGTGttcctcttccctctcactgTGCTGCACTGGTTCTGGAGACCAGCCACCTTCATGCCCGAGGCCCCCGGAACGCTGCGTCTCATCTGGGACGTGGTCGCCTGCCTCCTGCTGTTCGACTTCCAATACTTCATCTGGCATCTGTTGCACCATAAGGTGCCCTGGCTCTACCGGACGTTCCACAAGGTGCACCACAAGCACACATCCACCTTCGCCCTGACCACTGAGTACTCTGGGGCCTGGGAAACCCTGTCTCTGGGATTCTTCGCTGGGGTCAACCCTCTGCTGCTGGGCTGCCACCCCCTGACAGAGATGCTCTTCTATGTTCTGAATATCTGGCTTTCTGTGGAGGACCACTCTGGCTATGACCTGCCCTGGTCCACGCATAGACTGGTGCCCTTTGGGCTCTACGGTGGAGCTCCGCACCACGACCTGCACCATCTGAAGTTCAAGTCCAACTATGCTCCGTACTTCACACACTGGGACAGGGTTTTTGGGACATTGCACAAGCATTCAGACTGAATTTCTGCACAGAAGAAAGTGCAATTGGACATCTTGAATATCTTTTATGTTAAAAGGATGGGATGCAGAGAACATCACTTTGTgatatattttattttgtgtcGATGTTATTTACCATAGAAAAGATAAAGCTGTATTTAatcaaattattttttattaagtGTGTTATTTATAATGGCATAGCCTGACTGCAGATTTTCTATTACTGTTGTATATTAAAGATTCATGCAATGGACTCTACAATGTACAAACATTTTCAGGTTAATTTTAAAACCTGGTTAAATTAACCAGTTTAGTCAGAACTATCAGAATGAATTTGACTGAGATTGAATGACTGAAGCCTATTGTGCATGTTTGTGTTGACTTCCCAGTGCTATTGGGTGAGcatcactgaacaaaaatgttcaGCTGTTTCAAGCTGTATGCAGTATTAACAAGGGATGACTCCCAACATATTAGTTACAAAGCAAGGGGCAATAAAACGTATTACCAAAATATCTGTGTGGCTCGCTTTCATTCATCAAAATGTTTCCGTACGTAAGCCTATTTTTTTATACGATGTTTTTGATTGATGGAGATGCCAATTTTCAGATACAGCAACGCTGCATGCTGCACAACCATGATGGTTTCCTATGACGCATACATACGTAAACATCATTTGTATGCAGTCAATTGAAACCCAGGAGTGTGCCACAGTGAGCCAAAGACATTTATATTGATACACGTTTCTACTAGTGGTCCATTAGGGCTCGAGACACTTTTAAGAGGCAGATGTGGTCTAAGTGGAAGGATTCTTCTCACCAAAGTCTTgctgcatcccaaatgtgttattttgttATTCGTGAGCGTGTGATCAAAAGAGGTCATTGCTCATTGCAAGATCGAGGAGTTTTTTCTGGACCATGTGACCTGAACATGAACAAAAGTTTTCTACATTAGCATGTACTCATTTTATGAGTTTCTAAACAAAcagttttctttctttcttacgaTAGATGGACAATAGTATCCATGTTAATTAGGCCCTTTCCAATGTTACTGGAATTAGGTGAAAGTTGTGCCAGAATACCCTGGTGACAGGATGCAGACATTTCCTGACCTCCCCGTGAGGGGAAGTACAGAATGAAGTCCACTATTTATAAAAGTGCAGTAATCAACCTTGCCCCCCATCCACACTTCCAAACGAAATATGAAGTCGCCAAAGCCTCATCTAAAAAGGGAAAAGGACATCTTCCTGAGAAGTAACTGGAGAATTCCCGAACAGGAGAAGGAACACAAAAATTATGCAGACAAAACAGAGCCATCAGACACTCATTTCCTGGCCTATGCAATACACTGTATGACGTTTTCTGATTATATCTTTGTGAACATGTAGGATTCTTTGTTAATGTTATGATAGCGTTTCGAGCAGTATTTTCCAGATTGTGGTTTTGCGGCCCACTGGTGTGTTGCCACTGGTCCATGGGTTGTGGTCAACAATGGGTTCGAGGTTAGAAGAGGCACTGGCattgttttttagtttttttatcatttgaccttttatttaactaggcaagtgaatCACAGAGGATCTCACAAAATGGAGAAGCACTGTTTGAAGCAATATCACACAGATTTAGAATTGTATATTCTTTCGTGTTTGCTATTCGTGGTTCACCTTTAAAGACAACTAGAAGTATGCTATTGGATAATATGTGAGAATGATGGTGTTTAGGTTTTTGCTATGATGGTGAGTTCTCAGGCTGAGATGAgtcttacaaatcaaatcaaattttatttgtcacatgtgccaattacaacaggtatttcaccttacagtgaaatcaaCCATTGTGTGTGGGATAAGCTTAGAAAGTATTTCCAGCAATGGGAGGATCACAATTTGTAGCCTAACTTCAAAACCCAAAAGACTAGTCAAGACAAGTGTGAACAGATGCTTATCAAGAGTAGGGCTTTGGTAGGTCATATATGAGTCATGGTCTACTATCCAGCTATTCACTCGAAATACCAAGGCAGTCGACCACTCAACATCAGGAATGAGAGGTTtctgtttcaaatcaaatgttataagtcacatgtgccgaatacagcagtgaaatgcttacttacgagcccttaaccgccaatgcagtttaaaaaagtatacagataagaataagaaataaaagtaacaagtcatttgaagagcagcagtaaaataacaatagtgagactatatacaggggggtaccggtacagagtcaatgtgtgggggcaccgggtTAGTTGAAgtaaaatgtacatgtaggtagagttgttaaagtgactatgcatagatgataaaaacagagagtagcagcggtgtaaaggggTGGGGGTAGGATGCAAatcgtctgggtagccatttgattaggtgttcagaagtcttatcccttgggggtagaaactgtttagaagcctcttgaacctagacttggtgctccaggtacctcttgccgtgcggtagcagaacagtctatgaatagggtggctggagtctttgatcatttttagggccttcctctgacaccgcatggtatagaggtcctagatggcaggaagctcggccccagtgatgtacttggcccCCGTGATGTAccacactaccttctgtagtgccttgcagttggaggccttgcagttgccataccaggcagtgatgaaacctgtcagtatgctctcgatggggCAGCTGACAAATGAGTAGAAGGCAAACAGAAAGCAATCAACAGCACCACCTACTATTTGCATAGTCACTATGCCTAGTTCTCAGCTCTCACTGTAATTCTGCTACCCAGGTTGAGTCATCAGCGGGCCACAGCTCTGTTGTAAAAGTGGTAAagtttctctgtctgtcagtgggtCAGACCTCCTACAGCTCTCACCACGTTGTTTGCTCCTAGCAAAACATTAATTTATGTGCAACCCACCCCTCCTCGTCCTCTTCCTTCCTATGATAACATGATGCAATACAGTGAAACCTTGATGTTAGGATTTTTTTATTGTTGGGTAAGGTTTTTAGAAGCATGTTGATGTATGCATTATGAGCCATCTGATCAACAACAGCAGAGAAACTAGTTTGCTTTATTGATGATTTATCTTGAAAGAACTGAAGCTTGACCACTCGGTAGCACATTCTACGAAGTACATTTGCATAACGCTTTATAACATcctttataatgtgttataacacTGACTATAAGCATCCATAATAACTCCCAAGCACTCATAAAATTCTGTATTATATTTTATAGATCATGAACTGTAATGACTTGACTTATAAGACTATAGTGCACAATGCATTATAGCCATGCTGGTTTGAAAACACAGACAACTACAGACGtgaatggctagctagctaactagtgaAAACACTTTCTTACAGACAGAGCTGGGAATGAGCTGGCTATTGAGCGATTTCAGTGCCAAGAGAAATTGTATTCGAATTCCATAATTTTGAATTTGTAGTAAGATATTGAATTGGAATTCAATATTTTTGCATTTGTAATGCATACATACATTGAATCATTGAATTCACAAATAATAAATTATATTTCATGATATGGAACTGAATCGAATGAATATTGCAGTCCTGTGGCTTTAACCGAGTTAATTCCTAGGTGAATGATTACTTTATAATTCAACTtttttatgacaatacattacatatctgataaggccttattttgaggcTTAGCTTGACCGTAATACATTGGCCTGAAACTCATGGTTTACAAGCCACATCCGGCTTgcaagtagggttgcaaaattccagtgaCTTTCCCAAAATGTTCAGATTTTCAATCTTCCAGCTGTGATTTCTGGAAAAACCAAGGGAAATTAACCAGAATTTTCCAACCCTACCTGCAAATCACATTATGTTGGCTTGCAAAGGGATACATCATTCCTATTGCAATCAAGCCAGAGTTAGGACATTTCAATGGTTGACATTTTTATTCACTCACAAACTGCATTCataatgactgccagggttaggAACTTTGTGAGGAGACTCCCTAcgccatttaaactggaacaaccatttccgTAACAGGTGCAAAAAATGTAACTGAATGATAGGATTAGttgagaaaaatgtatgttatttatctttgcgTAGCATcactcaatgtacatgcaaaacacAGATATTCAAAACAATCCCCCAAAAATAAACCCGCAGTAGAGCATGTTGGGGGAAAAAGTTAATTTGTTATCATAACTTGAAAAAAACAGTTGATGTGACAAATTTAGTTTTGAGTCAGTACCAAAAACATTTTAAGTAATGATGACTTTTCATTGACTTTGAGATCAATTTAACAAAAGTATTTCAATAAAACAATCCTTGGGCTTTACAGCACATTTAATATTGTTcttgtgactgactgggttcaaacCGGGTCTCCTGCATgtcacaagactgtgttagcccacttagCTAATGTCTATAAGAATTAGTTCAAGAAGTTCATGTTAATTACTCTGTATGCATAGCAAGTAtcgcttccccctgattcagctcatacgAGACAAAAACTAAGGACCTCTGCCTCGCAAACACATGGACCCTCTTTCCTGAAGCATTCCAACCCATCATATTGAAAAAGGCCTTCTTCAATTATGTAAGGGGTGACACTTCAGGCTGATGAATGAGTTTCACAGATCCCCATCTGTTACATGAACACAAGACTTCAAGATCCAGCAAGGTTACTCATCAAAACAGCATGCTGACGCGATGAGCAACCCTGCCTGAGACCCTGAAGACGTGTTAGTTTGACATGTGTTAGTTTGTGTTAGACGTGCTAGTTTCAAGTCTCCAGCAAGTGTACTCATTAAAGGTTAACATGTGACTGACTGGGTTAAGACCGTGTTAGCCTGCTGAGTTAATGCCTAAGCATTTGTTCCTGTGACTACACTCTAAAAAGAAAAGGTTCATGGAGTATCCTTGAGGGATTCTTCAAATTGcaactgtgggggaacccctgTAAGTTCTTCAAAGAACCTCTTTTTAATGGATTGTCaaagaaccttttgaagaaccttttggggttcaTTTTTGAATCACCTCCCCTTCCCTATTATTATGAATAAGAAGAAGAATATACATAACAATAACATAAGAtttgagttgttttactgtgattttagtggcaaagcagaaTTTTAAATATCTAAGTAAAGTAAACTCCCTACAGAGCCCCAAGTCCAATGGGTACAGTATATCCTCTGGGAAGGATTGTTTTGATAATGGTTTTCAcacacataccttgtccataatgtagaggcctcTGGGATTTTAAATGAAGAGGTAAGGGGGGAGGATGGTACACgtgatctgcataacataccAATTGACTTACCTTTGTATGCCTCCTCGTCTTTatacctgcagacacacacacacaatagtgagcagttcagtcatctgcgCCCTATACAGCCAGCCTTCAACATGTTCCTACagcctacatattcttacctctttgttgactgatatccattgaattgtgtcaATGTTCTGTTTGAGAACGAGTTTTAAAAGGGAGAAAGTGTATAAACAACACAATACTTTgtacacatttttacaaatataCCACCTGTATATAAATAGGTGGTATCATTATAAAACAGTATCAATTTGATCGTACAAGGGACAAACCTTATTAACTGAAAAATGGAAAGAGCTCCTCCATTTAAGTTATgtgcctgcacctgctgtcctttcaaatccaaatgtttcagttgggcagttaggttcctccaagaacacccccccccccccccttgattaATCCTACTTCCTATGGGGTTCTTGGACTAACcttttgggagcaatttccagtgCCAAGCACCCTAAGGTTCTTCAGAGAACTTTGACGATCTTAGAAGAACTGTTGTTGAACCCTTCATTTTTAGAGTGTCGGATGGGTCTCTTAAAGATGGTCAAAGGGTGACGTGTAAGACAGGTGGTTCAGTGAACACGCTCATGTGATGAGtaggctgtgtggtcctctgtagcctgtccttctatagctcctcccaccagcctcctataGTGCACAGATCCTTCCCCTTCTGTTTGCTACAGAAAGTGCTCTTGTTGTGCAGTAGTTTAGTTTAGtgtatttggatccccattagctactgcacatgcagcagctactcttcctggggtccacatacaTGGATATAGTCCACATAGTAAGCCTGTTTTTGCACCCAGTCACTTATATTTGtgcccaggtagcctagtggttagagtgctgggccagtaactgaaaggatgCTGGTTTGAATCTCCAAGGCCCTTTCAATGTGtgtttgagcaaggaacttaaccgTAGTCTCTCTgtataaaatgtgtttttttttatgtgttgAAATAATAAACAGCTTTGCTTAAAAATGTCCACATGATGTTTCCACTGTTAAATAAAATGGTGACGTTACCAGGGTagctaactctgtgttgttgctttTTCTTTATATTCTGGAAAAGGATTACACTTTACTTAAAGCCTACAAATACCTTCTATAGTGTTTTATAAATAAGTGAATCACTTTAGTTAAAGTATACAAAAACACATGAATAGTGAGTTATCAAGctttataatactgtacattagGAGATATTGTTAAAGTGTGTTATAGAGCCTAATGTGTGTAGTAACTATCTTGTCTGTGTTTTCAACCCAGTATGGCTATAATACATTATGCACTATAGTCTTATAAGTCATTATAGTTAATGATCTATAAAACATCACACTGAGTTTTATAACCACTTATGAGTTATTATGGACGCTGATAGTTAGTTATAACGCATTATGAAGGATGTTATGAAGCGTTATGTACTTCATAGAAAGTGTTACCGAACACTTCATTCCAGCAGTTGGGTTGAATCTGAAATCAAAACATCTAAATATGAACTCTTGCCTAAAGCTGTTTTGCTGAAAAACAAAAGTCATTATTACGCCACTAGAGGGCGAGAGAGGAAAAGGCACATGGAGTACAGAGAGTGCCAGTGCTCCGCAGAACTCAGACAGTGAGGGCAGTAAAGTGGAAGGGGGATACCAGTAGGCCAAAGGTCAGGTGAGGCTAAATACAACAGTAAAACAGGTGGAAACCCACATAGACAAGACAGATTACACCAGATAATATCCCTAGGTTTACCCAGTAGGGCATTCTGTCTTCTTTTTCTCATCTTCTTCACCTCATCACCACAGATTTGATTGGATTTGGCTGGTGAAAGCAATATGGTTGAGACCTTCAAATCCTTTGACCAATCAGAGGCCATTAAGGAAATGGAACAAGGAACTGAAGTCTGAAGAGTATTGAGGTACTGGATCTGTACTCGAGTTAGCTAACACAAtgttctcgctttctctctctctctctctctctctctctctctctctctctctctctctctctctctctctcttattctcactctcactctcactctctctcacacacacacacatagacaatcacgcacgcacacgtgcacacacacacacacacacacacacacacacacacacacacacacacacacacacacacacacacacacacacacacacacacacacacacacacacacacacacacacacacatacagagagagagagagacacactcaaAACAGGAAGAAAATGGGCTCGGGCTCAGGCCTTGCTTGCGAGGAGTCACCATAAGACATTCCAGAGCTGGTTGTGAGCAGATGCCTGTTGATGCTAGGCGTCCAATGAGAAGGCAGCAGGGAATGTCCTTAAAGACCACAGCTGCTTTGCCATTTTCGGTCAAAGCACATGCCAGTAGAGCCCTGCAAGAGCCCAACGCCCTACTGCACACACTGGCCTGCTGCACACACTGGCCTGCTCTGATCGGTTGATGTCTGCCGTGATGGCCTGACGTCAGATGGGGATTTAATGTGGAGAGGATTGATATCAACGCTGATAGTcggaacagtagcagcagtagctgtGTTGAGGGAGGTGTAACGGTCTACAGCCACGTTCCCCTATAAATGCTGCTAACTCGATTCAATGAAAGAGGCATAGGTGGAAGATACTGAGGGGCAGAGAAGTTTGTCAAGTTAT
The sequence above is a segment of the Oncorhynchus kisutch isolate 150728-3 linkage group LG25, Okis_V2, whole genome shotgun sequence genome. Coding sequences within it:
- the LOC109870284 gene encoding cholesterol 25-hydroxylase-like protein, with the translated sequence MLLQSLWDFILGHHAWLRSPFFPVLFSLSVYLTFCLPFVVLDLLSPRLAWIRTFKIQQKSHVSWTMMWSCLAHSLYNHVVFLFPLTVLHWFWRPATFMPEAPGTLRLIWDVVACLLLFDFQYFIWHLLHHKVPWLYRTFHKVHHKHTSTFALTTEYSGAWETLSLGFFAGVNPLLLGCHPLTEMLFYVLNIWLSVEDHSGYDLPWSTHRLVPFGLYGGAPHHDLHHLKFKSNYAPYFTHWDRVFGTLHKHSD